The Labrus bergylta chromosome 15, fLabBer1.1, whole genome shotgun sequence genome includes a region encoding these proteins:
- the ylpm1 gene encoding YLP motif-containing protein 1 isoform X2, which yields MYPTWGNFGGSQPQNFGGSGPRKQPAGGPAAGFGGFEAPASDSLFSSLQEQHRQQMQQLQMLHQKQLQSVLHHGSNANSYGGGHSGGFSGPSWHSEATLPVNSDSGAGTQSYFQQDEIPGSAARGPPVPQQGHQQQPPPPPPLSKPNETQPGPPPPEPPSVKPPENPSAPKAKEATSQDPSLPEEDNPSNLQQKQQLWYKQHLQNLQKLKQEKAKQNQKQGPVPPPLQGKAVPPPPPSEPPKGAPPPPPPKEEPPAPPPPPEESENVGKSPTNKDTPEVPKDPEEAARLQQLQAAAAQWQQVQQQRAGLQYQALMRQHEKLQQVLEQYQQLIQQPEHLQSMSAEMQLRHYEMQQKQFTPLFQDWDRSFGLWHEQFKTYPHKDQLKDYEHQWKQWQEQMNATNAHLQERVATLTAMMPFASVQYSSGMMGQYGQYPGQDKQMQQQSVTPGVQHSPVSVGSRPQGPPPTGFGPQSDSSAGPPVRGDGPAGIVRTPGPPTVQQPGFNSIRGPRGNNPRFDQPQQGFDCPPRFDQPQQRFDAPPQFEPRQRFDGPPRFDQPRQRFDGPPRFDQPRQRFDGPPRFDQPRQRFDGPPRFDQPRQHFDGPPRFDQPRQRFDGPPRFDQPRFGQQPRFDQPPRPPGPMPRFERPPVPQQKQQQGPQPKADPANKEPTSIVSNTSGKSTGKPQTEKEKKESEPNNKANAEDMTDDNLLGNGGFFVQNDPIPQTLQPNTTPEKPDGNTASNNSEKSKPLNLPSVTAPSIVTAKNNSSTQKPIKAEGPISNNKPQVVQKPPGMQQGQTSSGQVQSRQDPAKPPIGRGRGQPPVPVTPLGRGRGQIGGEEFRGPNTEPLGENIVNMSYDYMQSEETYEMPEQEEYQWEDPSYEEFGGGEEVPPEEMWMPEDHHFQTEEEYYEEPIGGPYMGRGRPPMMRGGPLRGMGGPPFGRGGPPFGRGGPPMGRGGPPMGRGGPPMGRGGPPFGRGGPPMGRGGPPMGRGGPPMGRGGPPMGRGGPPMGRGGPPMGRGGPPMGRGEPMDMHWEDPESAEYPEEGGPYWGERRPPMRGMRPPFPPGRGRPPRGHPGFMHPGRGRPPHPPHGPMDHDPLGHGMEADEAEGDPAMMYHDPHGHPMHPDVGRGRRRVPPPPHEMLDSMEEPLYDKGMEGELGWEPPHGRGPPGPPTEMVDSGRLSRRPIGRGMARGMWRSGPTHEEFEDQYKEGYVEDYGHGEGGHRWRPPTDYPPEDLRHEAKYRESEWDREGAPLERDYPPRKPPPEPYRDSRWLEERERDRGPPFPYDEHDRGRGELRIREYRDEPPYPPLPPASEWDRSSRHPPLPERVYPADFEDRRPRYEEPREGSPLDRPPPLPPAAPATNLPESSVDLASQGSSGANVLALSQRQHEIILKAAQELKLIRELQEGKTEPQPAPADILPELPAGLLGLEIPADVRNVLKGMSAAAHTAVPEPASWNTKPAITEYQTSLPAAPTLQVIPKTVDYGHGHEPGATVERMSYGERIVLRPDPVQSDRGYEKEPLGPRDLYSRDPYYDRRSDPYMERRDYSRERELYREKLPPEYERERYERERYPPRDRDESTQSMVEERSPLAPSLRPGYRERDRDIRERERSDSRDRDEHYGRPGYDRPPYERTGHDRSGAERYGHSSSPYVDRRTYPEERVPSAASALPPPPQPPPRVEKKPEIKNIDDLLKPPGRSSRPERIVIIMRGLPGSGKSHVAKLIRDKEVDCGGAPPRVLVLDDYFMTEVEKVEKDRDTGKRVKSKVLEYEYEPEMEDTYRNSMLKTFKKTLDDGFFPFIILDTINDRVKHFDTFWSAAKTKGFEVYLAEISADTQTCSKRNVHGRTLKDIMKMFNNWEPSPRHMVRLDVRSLLQDAAIEEVEMEDFNPDDEPKEPKREEEEEGDKGYIPKSKWEMDTSEAKLDKLDGLGSSGKRKREDMAGMDHFLQLPDDYATRMSEPGKKRVRWADLEEQKEADRKRAIGFVVGQTDWERITDESGELAQRALNRTKYF from the exons CAAAAACAGCAACTTTGGTACAAACAACATCTTCAAAATCTTCAGAAGTTAAAGcaagaaaaagcaaaacagaatcagaaacagGGTCCTGTGCCACCTCCACTTCAAGGCAAAGcagttcctcctcctcctccatcagaaCCCCCAAAAGGTgcacctcctccaccccctccaAAAGAAGAGCCCCCagcacctcctccacctcctgaaGAA AGTGAAAATGTAGGAAAATCACctacaaataaagacaca ccTGAGGTCCCAAAAGACCCAGAGGAGGCTGCCCGCCTCCAGCAGTTGCAAGCAGCTGCAGCGCAGTGGCAACaggtgcagcagcagagagcaggTTTGCAATATCAGGCTCTCATGCGACAGCACGAAAAGCTTCAGCAGGTCCTGGAACAATACCAGCAGCTAATTCAGCAACCTGAACATCTACAG TCGATGTCAGCTGAAATGCAACTGAGGCACTATGAAATGCAACAGAAGCAGTTCACCCCTTTATTCCAAGACTGGGATCGCTCCTTTGGCCTATGGCATGAACAGTTCAAGACTTATCCCCACAAGGACCAATTGAAGGACTATGAGCACCAATGGAAGCAGTGGCAGGAGCAGATGAATGCCACCAATGCCCACCTTCAGGAGAGGGTTGCCACTCTAACTGCCATGATGCCATTTGCCTCAGTGCAGTATAGTAGTGGGATGATGGGGCAATATGGCCAATACCCTGGGCAAGACAAGCAAATGCAGCAACAGTCAGTAACACCTGGTGTGCAACATTCTCCTGTGTCTGTTGGTTCTAGACCTCAAGGGCCACCGCCCACTGGCTTCGGGCCACAGTCAGATTCATCTGCTGGACCTCCTGTAAGAGGAGATGGCCCTGCTGGCATAGTCAGAACCCCAGGCCCCCCCACGGTTCAGCAACCTGGCTTCAACAGTATAAGAGGTCCACG GGGAAACAACCCTAGGTTTGACCAGCCACAGCAAGGTTTTGACTGTCCCCCGAGGTTCGACCAGCCACAGCAGCGTTTTGATGCCCCCCCCCAATTTGAACCACGGCAACGCTTTGATGGTCCTCCAAGATTTGACCAACCAAGGCAGCGCTTTGACGGCCCTCCAAGATTTGACCAACCAAGGCAGCGCTTTGACGGTCCTCCAAGATTTGACCAACCAAGGCAGCGCTTTGACGGTCCTCCAAGATTTGACCAACCAAGGCAGCACTTTGATGGTCCTCCAAGATTTGACCAACCAAGGCAACGCTTTGATGGTCCTCCAAGATTTGATCAACCTCGATTTGGGCAGCAGCCTAGGTTTGATCAGCCCCCAAGGCCCCCTGGCCCAATGCCTCGTTTTGAACGCCCACCTGTGCCCCAGCAAAAGCAACAGCAAGGTCCTCAACCTAAGGCAGATCCGGCCAATAAAGAACCCACTAGTATTGTTTCAAACACATCTGGAAAATCAACTGGGAAGCCAcagactgaaaaagaaaaaaaagaatcagaacCAAATAATAAGGCCAATGCTGAAGACATGACAGATGATAACTTGCTTGGGAATGGGGGCTTTTTTGTCCAAAATGACCCAATTCCTCAAACATTACAACCCAACACAACACCTGAGAAACCTGATGGCAACACAGCTTCTAACAATAGTGAAAAATCCAAACCTTTAAACTTACCTTCTGTAACTGCTCCTTCCATCGTAACAGCGAAAAATAACTCCTCTACACAAAAGCCTATCAAAGCAGAAGGACCAATATCAAACAATAAACCCCAAGTTGTTCAAAAGCCCCCTGGAATGCAACAAGGACAGACATCTTCTGGTCAAGTACAGTCAAGACAAGATCCTGCCAAGCCTCCCATAGGTAGGGGGCGAGGCCAGCCCCCAGTACCAGTCACACCTCTAGGACGAGGACGGGGACAGATAGGTGGTGAAGAATTCAGGGGGCCTAACACTGAACCACTTGGCGAGAATATAGTAAACATGTCATACGACTACATGCAATCCGAAGAGACCTATGAGATGCCAGAGCAGGAAGAGTATCAATGGGAGGATCCTTCTTATGAGGAATTTGGTGGTGGGGAAGAGGTGCCCCCTGAAGAAATGTGGATGCCAGAAGATCATCACTTCCAAACAGAGGAGGAGTATTATGAAGAACCAATAGGAGGACCCTATATGGGAAGAGGAAGGCCTCCAATGATGAGGGGAGGTCCTCTTCGAGGAATGGGAGGCCCACCTTTTGGCAGAGGTGGTCCTCCTTTTGGAAGAGGAGGTCCACCGATGGGTAGAGGTGGTCCACCTATGGGGAGAGGAGGGCCACCTATGGGTAGAGGGGGACCCCCTTTTGGAAGAGGTGGTCCCCCTATGGGTAGAGGTGGTCCCCCTATGGGTAGAGGTGGTCCCCCTATGGGTAGAGGTGGTCCCCCTATGGGGAGAGGAGGTCCCCCTATGGGGAGAGGAGGACCACCCATGGGAAGAGGAGGACCACCCATGGGAAGAGGAGAACCAATGGACATGCACTGGGAAGACCCTGAGTCAGCTGAGTACCCAGAGGAAGGTGGCCCTTACTGGGGAGAAAGAAGACCTCCAATGAGAGGCATGAGACCCCCATTTCCACCTGGCCGGGGTCGTCCCCCTCGTGGTCATCCTGGTTTTATGCATCCAGGACGGGGGCGTCCCCCGCACCCACCACATGGGCCAATGGATCACGATCCATTAGGCCATGGAATGGAGGCTGATGAGGCAGAAGGGGATCCTGCTATGATGTACCATGACCCTCATGGCCATCCAATGCACCCTGATGTAGGTAGAGGCAGGCGTCGTGTTCCGCCACCACCTCACGAAATGTTGGACTCTATGGAGGAGCCTTTGTATGATAAAGGAATGGAGGGAGAATTAGGGTGGGAGCCACCACATGGCCGAGGCCCTCCTGGGCCTCCAACTGAAATGGTGGATTCGGGACGATTAAGTAGGAGACCTATAGGTCGAGGGATGGCTAGAGGAATGTGGCGGTCTGGTCCAACACATGAAGAATTTGAAGATCAATATAAAGAGGGTTATGTTGAGGATTATGGTCATGGGGAAGGCGGGCATCGTTGGCGACCCCCAACAGACTATCCCCCAGAAGACCTTCGGCATGAGGCTAAGTACCGCGAGTCTGAGTGGGATAGAGAGGGTGCTCCCCTTGAGAGAGACTATCCCCCTCGCAAGCCACCACCCGAGCCCTACAGAGACAGCCGCTGGctggaagaaagagaaagggatcGTGGTCCTCCATTTCCCTATGATGAACATGACAGGGGAAGAGGAGAGCTAAGAATCCGTGAATACAGAGATGAGCCACCATACCCACCGCTGCCACCAGCTTCAGAATGGGATAGATCGTCAAGACATCCTCCATTACCAGAAAGAGTGTATCCTGCTGACTTTGAAGATCGTAGACCTCGCTATGAAGAGCCCAGGGAAGGGTCTCCTTTGGATAGACCTCCACCTTTACCTCCTGCTGCACCTGCCACAAACTTGCCAGAGAGTTCAGTTGATCTAGCATCACAAGGATCAAGCGGTGCAAATGTACTGGCTCTTTCCCAACGTCAGCATGAGATCATCTTGAAAGCTGCTCAAGAACTTAAACTTATAAG AGAATTGCAGGAAGGGAAGACTGAACCTCAGCCTGCACCAGCTGACATCCTGCCGGAGCTTCCCGCTGGTCTTCTTGGTTTGGAGATCCCTGCAGATGTCAGGAATGTTTTAAAG GGCATgtctgcagcagcacacacagctgttCCTGAGCCTGCGTCGTGGAATACTAAGCCTGCTATTACAGAATACCAGACATCTCTTCCTGCTGCCCCTACACTTCAAGTTATTCCAAAGACTGTGGATTATGGGCATGGTCATG AGCCTGGAGCCACTGTTGAGCGTATGTCTTATGGGGAGAGAATTGTATTAAGGCCTGACCCAGTGCAATCAGATAGGGGATATGAAAAAG AGCCTCTTGGTCCAAGAGATCTTTACAGCAGAGACCCGTATTATGACAGACGATCTGACCCGTACATGGAACGCCGCGATTACAGCAGGGAGAGGGAATTATACAGAGAGAAGCTTCCACCAGAATATGAACGGGAAAGATATGAGAGGGAGCGCTATCCACCGAGAGATAGAGATGAAAG CACACAGTCCATGGTTGAAGAAAG ATCTCCACTGGCACCTTCTTTACGCCCTGGATACAGGGAAAGAGACCGAgatataagagagagagagagaagtgacagTCGAGACCGAGATGAACATTATGGAAGGCCTGGCTACGATAGACCTCCATACGAGCGAACTGGACACGATCGTAGTGGGGCTGAGCGTTATGGCCATAGCTCCTCGCCCTACG TGGACAGAAGAACTTATCCAGAAGAACGAGTGCCTTCTGCTGCATCGGCCCtcccacctccacctcagccaCCTCCTCGAGTCGAGAAGAAGCCAGAAATCAAGAATATTGATGATCTCCTCAAACCACCGGGCAGATCATCACGGCCTGAAAGG ATTGTAATAATCATGAGAGGCCTTCCAGGAAGTGGAAAAAGCCATGTTGCAAAGCTCATACGG GATAAGGAAGTTGATTGTGGCGGCGCACCTCCGAGAGTTCTTGTCCTGGACGACTATTTCATGACTGAGGTTGAGAAAGttgagaaagaccgagacacagGGAAAAGGGTCAAAAGCAAG GTTCTGGAGTACGAGTACGAACCAGAAATGGAGGATACCTACCGAAACAGCATgcttaaaacatttaagaaaactcTGGATGACGGCTTTTTTCCCTTCATCATTTTGGATACCATTAACGACAGGGTGAAACATTTTGATACGTTCTGGAGTGCAGCCAAAACAAAAGGGTTTGAG GTGTACCTGGCTGAAATCTCTGCAGACACTCAGACCTGTTCAAAGAGAAATGTTCATGGGCGCACTCTTAAGGATATTATGAAG ATGTTCAATAACTGGGAGCCTTCACCACGACACATGGTGCGTTTGGATGTCCGGTCCCTGCTTCAGGATGCTGCTATAGAGGAG GTTGAAATGGAAGACTTCAATCCAGATGATGAGCCCAAGGAACcgaaaagagaagaggaagaagagggagataAG GGCTACATTCCAAAAAGCAAATGGGAGATGGATACGTCTGAGGCAAAACTTG ACAAGCTGGATGGTCTGGGGAGCAGCGGGAAGAGGAAACGTGAAGACATGGCAGGCATGGATCACTTCCTTCAGCTGCCAGACGACTATGCCACACGCATGTCTGAACCAGGAAAGAAAAGG gTTCGCTGGGCTGATCTGGAAGAGCAGAAAGAAGCCGATCGAAAACGCGCGATCGGCTTTGTAGTGGGTCAAACGGACTGGGAGAGGATAACGGATGAGAGCGGTGAACTGGCACAAAGAGCTCTCAACCGAACCAAGTATTTCTAA
- the ylpm1 gene encoding YLP motif-containing protein 1 isoform X7: MYPTWGNFGGSQPQNFGGSGPRKQPAGGPAAGFGGFEAPASDSLFSSLQEQHRQQMQQLQMLHQKQLQSVLHHGSNANSYGGGHSGGFSGPSWHSEATLPVNSDSGAGTQSYFQQDEIPGSAARGPPVPQQGHQQQPPPPPPLSKPNETQPGPPPPEPPSVKPPENPSAPKAKEATSQDPSLPEEDNPSNLQQKQQLWYKQHLQNLQKLKQEKAKQNQKQGPVPPPLQGKAVPPPPPSEPPKGAPPPPPPKEEPPAPPPPPEEPEVPKDPEEAARLQQLQAAAAQWQQVQQQRAGLQYQALMRQHEKLQQVLEQYQQLIQQPEHLQSMSAEMQLRHYEMQQKQFTPLFQDWDRSFGLWHEQFKTYPHKDQLKDYEHQWKQWQEQMNATNAHLQERVATLTAMMPFASVQYSSGMMGQYGQYPGQDKQMQQQSVTPGVQHSPVSVGSRPQGPPPTGFGPQSDSSAGPPVRGDGPAGIVRTPGPPTVQQPGFNSIRGPRGNNPRFDQPQQGFDCPPRFDQPQQRFDAPPQFEPRQRFDGPPRFDQPRQRFDGPPRFDQPRQRFDGPPRFDQPRQRFDGPPRFDQPRQHFDGPPRFDQPRQRFDGPPRFDQPRFGQQPRFDQPPRPPGPMPRFERPPVPQQKQQQGPQPKADPANKEPTSIVSNTSGKSTGKPQTEKEKKESEPNNKANAEDMTDDNLLGNGGFFVQNDPIPQTLQPNTTPEKPDGNTASNNSEKSKPLNLPSVTAPSIVTAKNNSSTQKPIKAEGPISNNKPQVVQKPPGMQQGQTSSGQVQSRQDPAKPPIGRGRGQPPVPVTPLGRGRGQIGGEEFRGPNTEPLGENIVNMSYDYMQSEETYEMPEQEEYQWEDPSYEEFGGGEEVPPEEMWMPEDHHFQTEEEYYEEPIGGPYMGRGRPPMMRGGPLRGMGGPPFGRGGPPFGRGGPPMGRGGPPMGRGGPPMGRGGPPFGRGGPPMGRGGPPMGRGGPPMGRGGPPMGRGGPPMGRGGPPMGRGGPPMGRGEPMDMHWEDPESAEYPEEGGPYWGERRPPMRGMRPPFPPGRGRPPRGHPGFMHPGRGRPPHPPHGPMDHDPLGHGMEADEAEGDPAMMYHDPHGHPMHPDVGRGRRRVPPPPHEMLDSMEEPLYDKGMEGELGWEPPHGRGPPGPPTEMVDSGRLSRRPIGRGMARGMWRSGPTHEEFEDQYKEGYVEDYGHGEGGHRWRPPTDYPPEDLRHEAKYRESEWDREGAPLERDYPPRKPPPEPYRDSRWLEERERDRGPPFPYDEHDRGRGELRIREYRDEPPYPPLPPASEWDRSSRHPPLPERVYPADFEDRRPRYEEPREGSPLDRPPPLPPAAPATNLPESSVDLASQGSSGANVLALSQRQHEIILKAAQELKLIRELQEGKTEPQPAPADILPELPAGLLGLEIPADVRNVLKGMSAAAHTAVPEPASWNTKPAITEYQTSLPAAPTLQVIPKTVDYGHGHEPGATVERMSYGERIVLRPDPVQSDRGYEKEPLGPRDLYSRDPYYDRRSDPYMERRDYSRERELYREKLPPEYERERYERERYPPRDRDERSPLAPSLRPGYRERDRDIRERERSDSRDRDEHYGRPGYDRPPYERTGHDRSGAERYGHSSSPYVDRRTYPEERVPSAASALPPPPQPPPRVEKKPEIKNIDDLLKPPGRSSRPERIVIIMRGLPGSGKSHVAKLIRDKEVDCGGAPPRVLVLDDYFMTEVEKVEKDRDTGKRVKSKVLEYEYEPEMEDTYRNSMLKTFKKTLDDGFFPFIILDTINDRVKHFDTFWSAAKTKGFEVYLAEISADTQTCSKRNVHGRTLKDIMKMFNNWEPSPRHMVRLDVRSLLQDAAIEEVEMEDFNPDDEPKEPKREEEEEGDKGYIPKSKWEMDTSEAKLDKLDGLGSSGKRKREDMAGMDHFLQLPDDYATRMSEPGKKRVRWADLEEQKEADRKRAIGFVVGQTDWERITDESGELAQRALNRTKYF; the protein is encoded by the exons CAAAAACAGCAACTTTGGTACAAACAACATCTTCAAAATCTTCAGAAGTTAAAGcaagaaaaagcaaaacagaatcagaaacagGGTCCTGTGCCACCTCCACTTCAAGGCAAAGcagttcctcctcctcctccatcagaaCCCCCAAAAGGTgcacctcctccaccccctccaAAAGAAGAGCCCCCagcacctcctccacctcctgaaGAA ccTGAGGTCCCAAAAGACCCAGAGGAGGCTGCCCGCCTCCAGCAGTTGCAAGCAGCTGCAGCGCAGTGGCAACaggtgcagcagcagagagcaggTTTGCAATATCAGGCTCTCATGCGACAGCACGAAAAGCTTCAGCAGGTCCTGGAACAATACCAGCAGCTAATTCAGCAACCTGAACATCTACAG TCGATGTCAGCTGAAATGCAACTGAGGCACTATGAAATGCAACAGAAGCAGTTCACCCCTTTATTCCAAGACTGGGATCGCTCCTTTGGCCTATGGCATGAACAGTTCAAGACTTATCCCCACAAGGACCAATTGAAGGACTATGAGCACCAATGGAAGCAGTGGCAGGAGCAGATGAATGCCACCAATGCCCACCTTCAGGAGAGGGTTGCCACTCTAACTGCCATGATGCCATTTGCCTCAGTGCAGTATAGTAGTGGGATGATGGGGCAATATGGCCAATACCCTGGGCAAGACAAGCAAATGCAGCAACAGTCAGTAACACCTGGTGTGCAACATTCTCCTGTGTCTGTTGGTTCTAGACCTCAAGGGCCACCGCCCACTGGCTTCGGGCCACAGTCAGATTCATCTGCTGGACCTCCTGTAAGAGGAGATGGCCCTGCTGGCATAGTCAGAACCCCAGGCCCCCCCACGGTTCAGCAACCTGGCTTCAACAGTATAAGAGGTCCACG GGGAAACAACCCTAGGTTTGACCAGCCACAGCAAGGTTTTGACTGTCCCCCGAGGTTCGACCAGCCACAGCAGCGTTTTGATGCCCCCCCCCAATTTGAACCACGGCAACGCTTTGATGGTCCTCCAAGATTTGACCAACCAAGGCAGCGCTTTGACGGCCCTCCAAGATTTGACCAACCAAGGCAGCGCTTTGACGGTCCTCCAAGATTTGACCAACCAAGGCAGCGCTTTGACGGTCCTCCAAGATTTGACCAACCAAGGCAGCACTTTGATGGTCCTCCAAGATTTGACCAACCAAGGCAACGCTTTGATGGTCCTCCAAGATTTGATCAACCTCGATTTGGGCAGCAGCCTAGGTTTGATCAGCCCCCAAGGCCCCCTGGCCCAATGCCTCGTTTTGAACGCCCACCTGTGCCCCAGCAAAAGCAACAGCAAGGTCCTCAACCTAAGGCAGATCCGGCCAATAAAGAACCCACTAGTATTGTTTCAAACACATCTGGAAAATCAACTGGGAAGCCAcagactgaaaaagaaaaaaaagaatcagaacCAAATAATAAGGCCAATGCTGAAGACATGACAGATGATAACTTGCTTGGGAATGGGGGCTTTTTTGTCCAAAATGACCCAATTCCTCAAACATTACAACCCAACACAACACCTGAGAAACCTGATGGCAACACAGCTTCTAACAATAGTGAAAAATCCAAACCTTTAAACTTACCTTCTGTAACTGCTCCTTCCATCGTAACAGCGAAAAATAACTCCTCTACACAAAAGCCTATCAAAGCAGAAGGACCAATATCAAACAATAAACCCCAAGTTGTTCAAAAGCCCCCTGGAATGCAACAAGGACAGACATCTTCTGGTCAAGTACAGTCAAGACAAGATCCTGCCAAGCCTCCCATAGGTAGGGGGCGAGGCCAGCCCCCAGTACCAGTCACACCTCTAGGACGAGGACGGGGACAGATAGGTGGTGAAGAATTCAGGGGGCCTAACACTGAACCACTTGGCGAGAATATAGTAAACATGTCATACGACTACATGCAATCCGAAGAGACCTATGAGATGCCAGAGCAGGAAGAGTATCAATGGGAGGATCCTTCTTATGAGGAATTTGGTGGTGGGGAAGAGGTGCCCCCTGAAGAAATGTGGATGCCAGAAGATCATCACTTCCAAACAGAGGAGGAGTATTATGAAGAACCAATAGGAGGACCCTATATGGGAAGAGGAAGGCCTCCAATGATGAGGGGAGGTCCTCTTCGAGGAATGGGAGGCCCACCTTTTGGCAGAGGTGGTCCTCCTTTTGGAAGAGGAGGTCCACCGATGGGTAGAGGTGGTCCACCTATGGGGAGAGGAGGGCCACCTATGGGTAGAGGGGGACCCCCTTTTGGAAGAGGTGGTCCCCCTATGGGTAGAGGTGGTCCCCCTATGGGTAGAGGTGGTCCCCCTATGGGTAGAGGTGGTCCCCCTATGGGGAGAGGAGGTCCCCCTATGGGGAGAGGAGGACCACCCATGGGAAGAGGAGGACCACCCATGGGAAGAGGAGAACCAATGGACATGCACTGGGAAGACCCTGAGTCAGCTGAGTACCCAGAGGAAGGTGGCCCTTACTGGGGAGAAAGAAGACCTCCAATGAGAGGCATGAGACCCCCATTTCCACCTGGCCGGGGTCGTCCCCCTCGTGGTCATCCTGGTTTTATGCATCCAGGACGGGGGCGTCCCCCGCACCCACCACATGGGCCAATGGATCACGATCCATTAGGCCATGGAATGGAGGCTGATGAGGCAGAAGGGGATCCTGCTATGATGTACCATGACCCTCATGGCCATCCAATGCACCCTGATGTAGGTAGAGGCAGGCGTCGTGTTCCGCCACCACCTCACGAAATGTTGGACTCTATGGAGGAGCCTTTGTATGATAAAGGAATGGAGGGAGAATTAGGGTGGGAGCCACCACATGGCCGAGGCCCTCCTGGGCCTCCAACTGAAATGGTGGATTCGGGACGATTAAGTAGGAGACCTATAGGTCGAGGGATGGCTAGAGGAATGTGGCGGTCTGGTCCAACACATGAAGAATTTGAAGATCAATATAAAGAGGGTTATGTTGAGGATTATGGTCATGGGGAAGGCGGGCATCGTTGGCGACCCCCAACAGACTATCCCCCAGAAGACCTTCGGCATGAGGCTAAGTACCGCGAGTCTGAGTGGGATAGAGAGGGTGCTCCCCTTGAGAGAGACTATCCCCCTCGCAAGCCACCACCCGAGCCCTACAGAGACAGCCGCTGGctggaagaaagagaaagggatcGTGGTCCTCCATTTCCCTATGATGAACATGACAGGGGAAGAGGAGAGCTAAGAATCCGTGAATACAGAGATGAGCCACCATACCCACCGCTGCCACCAGCTTCAGAATGGGATAGATCGTCAAGACATCCTCCATTACCAGAAAGAGTGTATCCTGCTGACTTTGAAGATCGTAGACCTCGCTATGAAGAGCCCAGGGAAGGGTCTCCTTTGGATAGACCTCCACCTTTACCTCCTGCTGCACCTGCCACAAACTTGCCAGAGAGTTCAGTTGATCTAGCATCACAAGGATCAAGCGGTGCAAATGTACTGGCTCTTTCCCAACGTCAGCATGAGATCATCTTGAAAGCTGCTCAAGAACTTAAACTTATAAG AGAATTGCAGGAAGGGAAGACTGAACCTCAGCCTGCACCAGCTGACATCCTGCCGGAGCTTCCCGCTGGTCTTCTTGGTTTGGAGATCCCTGCAGATGTCAGGAATGTTTTAAAG GGCATgtctgcagcagcacacacagctgttCCTGAGCCTGCGTCGTGGAATACTAAGCCTGCTATTACAGAATACCAGACATCTCTTCCTGCTGCCCCTACACTTCAAGTTATTCCAAAGACTGTGGATTATGGGCATGGTCATG AGCCTGGAGCCACTGTTGAGCGTATGTCTTATGGGGAGAGAATTGTATTAAGGCCTGACCCAGTGCAATCAGATAGGGGATATGAAAAAG AGCCTCTTGGTCCAAGAGATCTTTACAGCAGAGACCCGTATTATGACAGACGATCTGACCCGTACATGGAACGCCGCGATTACAGCAGGGAGAGGGAATTATACAGAGAGAAGCTTCCACCAGAATATGAACGGGAAAGATATGAGAGGGAGCGCTATCCACCGAGAGATAGAGATGAAAG ATCTCCACTGGCACCTTCTTTACGCCCTGGATACAGGGAAAGAGACCGAgatataagagagagagagagaagtgacagTCGAGACCGAGATGAACATTATGGAAGGCCTGGCTACGATAGACCTCCATACGAGCGAACTGGACACGATCGTAGTGGGGCTGAGCGTTATGGCCATAGCTCCTCGCCCTACG TGGACAGAAGAACTTATCCAGAAGAACGAGTGCCTTCTGCTGCATCGGCCCtcccacctccacctcagccaCCTCCTCGAGTCGAGAAGAAGCCAGAAATCAAGAATATTGATGATCTCCTCAAACCACCGGGCAGATCATCACGGCCTGAAAGG ATTGTAATAATCATGAGAGGCCTTCCAGGAAGTGGAAAAAGCCATGTTGCAAAGCTCATACGG GATAAGGAAGTTGATTGTGGCGGCGCACCTCCGAGAGTTCTTGTCCTGGACGACTATTTCATGACTGAGGTTGAGAAAGttgagaaagaccgagacacagGGAAAAGGGTCAAAAGCAAG GTTCTGGAGTACGAGTACGAACCAGAAATGGAGGATACCTACCGAAACAGCATgcttaaaacatttaagaaaactcTGGATGACGGCTTTTTTCCCTTCATCATTTTGGATACCATTAACGACAGGGTGAAACATTTTGATACGTTCTGGAGTGCAGCCAAAACAAAAGGGTTTGAG GTGTACCTGGCTGAAATCTCTGCAGACACTCAGACCTGTTCAAAGAGAAATGTTCATGGGCGCACTCTTAAGGATATTATGAAG ATGTTCAATAACTGGGAGCCTTCACCACGACACATGGTGCGTTTGGATGTCCGGTCCCTGCTTCAGGATGCTGCTATAGAGGAG GTTGAAATGGAAGACTTCAATCCAGATGATGAGCCCAAGGAACcgaaaagagaagaggaagaagagggagataAG GGCTACATTCCAAAAAGCAAATGGGAGATGGATACGTCTGAGGCAAAACTTG ACAAGCTGGATGGTCTGGGGAGCAGCGGGAAGAGGAAACGTGAAGACATGGCAGGCATGGATCACTTCCTTCAGCTGCCAGACGACTATGCCACACGCATGTCTGAACCAGGAAAGAAAAGG gTTCGCTGGGCTGATCTGGAAGAGCAGAAAGAAGCCGATCGAAAACGCGCGATCGGCTTTGTAGTGGGTCAAACGGACTGGGAGAGGATAACGGATGAGAGCGGTGAACTGGCACAAAGAGCTCTCAACCGAACCAAGTATTTCTAA